The Candidatus Tanganyikabacteria bacterium genome segment CTCGACAGGACCGAGGTCGCGGACAGCTTGATGTTGAACGTGCCGGTGTTGAGGGTGACCTTGGCTTCCTGGTTGATGATGCCGGCCACCTTGGCGGCCGCGTCGTAGCTGTTGCTCACCGGGATGTGGCCGAGGATCTTGCCGGTGGACGGGTCGATCAGCACCACGCCGTTGTTCTGCCACCCGCCCGCGCCGACGTTGGCCTGGTCCCGCACGTAGTTGTACAGCGTGCTGTAGCCCACCGACTGCACGGCCGACTGGACCTTGGATTCGTTGACGGCACTGTACCAGTAGTCGCGCCGGCCGCCCGCCTCTTCGAACGACGAGCGGCTGAGGGCGCTGAGCCACGCGTTGCGGTAGGGCCGATAGTAGGCAACCACCTCGATGAAGCGCTGCTCCTCCCAGGAGTAGACGCGCTCCTTGACGGTGATCCAGTAGCCGGGGACGCCGGCGTTCTCGCCGGCCGTCGCCGTGGTCTCCTGCTCGGTCCGGTCCTGGGTCTGCGCGGTCGCAGGGATTGGCAGGCCGGTGACCGCGGTGGCGAGCATGGCCGTGGCGGCCATGAAGCCTACCAGGAGCCGCCTGGGCTTGTTGCGAGTGTCCTTGATAGCCATGGCTACCGGCCTCCCTTCTGCTCGGCCGCTGCCGCAGGCGGCTCGATGGCGAACCAGACGTCCTCGGTCATGCGCTTCTGGCCGTTCTGGATGTAGTAGCTCTGGATGACCGTTTCGCCGTGCTCGTTCTTCTTGATCTCCGGCCTCAAGCCGATCTCGGTGATCCCGAGGCTGGCCAGGGTCCTGAGCTCGCCCGGCTGCACCTTGGCGTCGCCGTTGCCGTCGACCCAGACCTTGAGGTGCTTGAGATCGTCGCCGAGCGCGGCCCGCCGATCCACGATGGCCCGGAACCGCGCCTCGGGCAGGGCCCGGAAGTCGCCGGCCGCCAGCGCCACGCCCGAGGTGTAGATCGCGAGCTTCTCGTAGCCGTTGTCGTAGCCGATGACGTTGCCGAAGAGCTTGTGCCCGTCGATGTCGGCTCCCGTCTCCGCCGCGCGGCTCACCGCGTTGTCCTTGTCCAGGACCAGGAAGCCGTCACCGCCTCGATCGAGCCACTCGTAGCGTTCCTTGACGCCCGAGCCGCGCAGATCGAACAGCACCGAGTTTGCTGCCACGAAGTCGTTGTGCTCCTTGCGGACGGCCGCCGTGCTCTTGCCGGTGACGCCTATTTTGCCGTCGCCGTTGAGGTCGAGGGCGATGGGCGAGTAGGTGTCCACGCCGAGCTTGTAGACCGCCTTGAGTTGCTTGAGCAGCGCGTCGCGGGTGTAGGCGACGGTGTAGGGGTGGTTCTGGGAGAAGGCGTAGTGGCCGCCCGACAGGGTCGACTTCGGGGGGGCGATGCCGATGTCGAGCAACTCGATCAACCGGGCCAGCTTGCCGCACTCGACCAGCGACGAGGCGGTGTTGTAGTACCGGTTGTACGACGTGGTCGTCTCCTGGTTGCTGACCCCCAGCCAGCTCTTCTTCTCGCCGGCGTTGCCCGACCACTTCGAGACGCCCAGCACCCGGTCGATGGCCTTGACGTAGAGCGTGCGGCTCTGGCCGTACGGGCCCGTCGCTCCCCAGTCGGAGAGCGTCTTCATCTCCTTGATGTACGCCTTGGCCTGGTCCAGCGTGAGCTTGCCATCGGCGATGGCCTTCTGCAGCTTGCCGATGGCCGTGTCATCCGGCACGAAACCGTACGCGCTCTTGTAGGCGTCCTTGAGGATCTTGGACGTGGCGTAATTCGCTATGAAGGCCTTCAGCTCGGCGGTCGTCATCGACTTGCCGCTGGCCTGCCAGGCGGCGAGGGCCGCGGCGCGCTCGGCATCGGTGAGACCGGCCTCGTTGGCAAGCTGGTTGAAGAGGTCGGCCGCTTCCTCGTACGTCCACTCGGTGTACTCGATCCAGTACCCCTCCTGGCCGTTGGAGGTCCCAGGCGTGGTCGTGCCCTCGCTGCGCTCGATGACCCGCTCGCCGGCGAAGGCCGTGCCAGTGGTCGCGGCCAGTGCTCCGGCCAGCGCGAATGCGGCCAGGCGGCGTGCGCCCAGACCGTCCCTCCCGGTTCGACGTGTTTGGCCCACGATCTGTCCCCCTTCCCCCGGCGTCCGGTTCGCGACTCGGTATCGCGTCACCAGGCCCCGGGTATCCGTGGATCGTTCCAGCTAGTCCCTAACAAGCAGGCCAGAGTCCCGCTTATATGGTTAATCCCTGTAATAGCCACTTTCCTGCGCGACTTCATCCAAGATTGTGCCGCTCGTGACGAGCGCTTCATCCGTCATTTACACGCGGAAAACAGAGGAAACGATCACCCTCGCGACAGCGCGGCGGCGAGGTCGGGAGGGATCGGAACCGGCGTTCCGACAGTGTAGTCATACGTCACCTGCACCGTCGTCGCCGTGGCAACCGGGCGGTCTCCGGTCGACAGGGCGTACTCCAGCGCGAAACTGCGGTTGCGCACCTCTCCGACCCCCACCTCGACCCGGATTCGCTCGCCGTACCGCACCGGGCTCTTGTAGGCGATCTGCACGCTGGCCAGGATGAAGTTGAACCTTTCGGGATCCCGCGGTCCGCCCACGACGGCGAAGAACCACGCCGCTCGCGCTTCCTCGAGGTACGTGAGGAAGACGGCGTTGTTGACGTGCCCAAGGGCGTCGCAGTCCCGGAAGCGGACGGTGAGGTCGTGCGTGTAGGTTGCTGGCGGCATGTCGCCGGCATTCTACAGCCCTAAGGCAACGCAAGAAGTCGCGGGAGGTAGTGACTGGCGATCGCGGTCGCCACGGGAAACAGTGTCACGAGGGCGGCCCCTACTCCCTTGACCTGACCCTTGAACTCCCGGAACTCCGCCCGGAACTCGGCCAGCTCCTGCCGGACGCTCACGAAGTCGGCCTTGCTTTCCGACCTCACACTTGTCACGGCCGACCCGAGCTCCGCGGCGTCGGCTTTCAACTCCTTGCGGAGATCGGCGATGTCCCCTTTCAACTCGTCGCGGAGATCGGCGATGTTCTCCCTCAATTCGGCCCGCATCTCCGCCATCTCCGTGCGAACCTCGGCGATATCGGCCTTGAGTTCGAAGCGCACGGCCTTCGTCTCCTCGCGCAGTGCCTCCAGCCGGTCGGTGATGGACCGGGGCCTGGGATGGCTGCTGCTCATGGCGGCTCCTGACTCGCGACGGCTCTTAACCGGGGAACGACGACATGGCAATATTGACATAAATTGGCCGGCCATGTCAAGCGGCCAGATGGAGAAGGTCGAGGCCCGGGAAGCGCCGGAAATCGCCGTCGAAGGCGACAAGGCGGCAACCGCCCGCGGCGGCGAAGGCGGCCAGGTATGCGTCCGTCCAGTTGCCTCCGCGCAGGTCGAGCAGACTCGACCACCGCATCAGGAGCGCGTCCACGCCGGATGGCTCTGCCATGAGCTCCACTCCCGGAACCGACAGCCAGGTGGCCAGGGCCTGCCAGGCCGCTCCACCGTCGAGTGCGGCCGGACCCAGCACCCGCGGGTTGGAAAGATGCCGCAAGAGCGCCAGCGCCGTCACGCGCGAAAACACCAGCGTATCGGCAGCCTCGTCTCTCCAGTACCGCAAAGCGCGAGCGTGGTGCTGGTGGTCCGGAGCAGAGAGCGGCACCCAGACGCTAGCGTCGAGCAGATCGGGCACTCTTGGCCTCGTCGTCTTCTTCCTCGCTGCGCCGCAATTCCTCTGGCGAAAGGGCCCTGATCGGCTCACCCCGCGGCGGGATGATGGTGGGCGGTGGGTCTTTCCTGCCGCCGGGGCCCGGCCTGCCGACGGCTTGCTGCCTCAGCCCGACCTCGACCAACCGGATGAGCAAGGCCCGGAGCGATACCCCGCCAGTGGCAGCGCGAGCCTTGAGACTCCGGTAGAGGTCGTCGGGTAGATCGATGGTCGTTCGCATCTTTATGTATTCTACCATATTTATGGGCCGGGCAGGTCGAGCCCTCGAGCCACACGTCATTCCCGACTGGCGAGCCCTGGCCTCATTCAACGCAGGACTCGTACGGAATGGTTTCCGGAATCCGAGATGTAGATCTTATCAATGCCGACCACCGAAAGTCCGCCTGCAGCCCCCCACTGGAACTGGAGATTGAACCGGGCGTTCGGGGCTGCCGAGTCCACGAAACCAGCCGTGCGGTCCCCGGCGATCGTGGTCACCTGACCCCAAACGATCTTGCGGATGCAGTGGTTCCACCCATCCGCGACGTAAAGGGCGCCGGTGGAGTCGAGTTTCACGTCGATTGGCTCATTGAAGCGGGCCCGTCCGCAAAGCCCGCCGTACCGCTGCCTGCAATGGTCGTGACCACGCCGCCGGCCGTGATCTTTCGGATCCGGTGGTTCAGCGAGTCGGCCACGTAGAGGTTACCGGCGGCGTCCACGTCGAGGCCGCTTGGCTGCGAGAAGCGCGCCCCGGCCCCGGTCCCGTCGACATACCCATCCGTTCCGTCTCCTGCGAGAGTGGTCACTACGCCAACCGACGTGATCTTGCGGATGGCGCCGTTCTGGTAGTCGGACACGTAGACGTTTCCGCTCGCATCCACGGCGACGGATCGCGGATAGGCAAACCGGGGAGTGCCGCCGGCACTGTCCACGTAACCTTCGGCGCCCGTGCCGGCCAGGGTCGACACCACGCCCGCGGGCGTGATCTTTCGGATTGCATGGTTGTCCGTGTCGGCGACGTAGACATTGCCATTCGCGTCCGCCGCCACGCCGTTCGGATACTTGAAGCGCGCCGCCCCGCCGCTGCCATCCAGCAGTCCGGCCGTGCCGCCGGCAAGAGTCGTGACGACCCCGCCGGCCGTGACCTTCCTGATGCGGTGGTTGGTATAGTCGGCCACGTACAGGTTGCCCGCAGCATCGGTCGTGATGCCGAACGGGCTGGCGAAGCGAGCCGCTGTTCCCGTCGCGTTGACCATCCCGGCCGAGCCGTTTCCGGCGACGGTCGCGACGTCTTGCAGCGGAGAGCGGGCGCCGGGCACCACCGCCGACAGCGTCGGGCCCTGGGTCAGCGCCTTGTCCGGGTTCAGCAGGCCGCGGTTCAGCTTGAGGTCCAGCTTCATGGTCCCGGTCATCGGCACGTCGGCCGACTCGGTGGCCGGTTGCGCGACGCCGTCGTCCACCCTGGCCTCGGTGTAGCCCAGGAGTTCGGCCGTGGGGGTCCCGGCGTTGTATGCCAGTGCGAAGACCACGTAGCGGTGCAGGCCGGCGGCGTCTGCCAGGGGGATGTTCGTGAACTTCGCGGTCGTGGAGTTCGCGGTGAAACCCGCGCCGGTGCCGTAGTTGCGCAGCACGTAGCGGCGATGCTTGTCGGCGATCGCCGAGAAATCGCAGCCCGAGCAGTTTGCCGTGCCGACCAGGTTCTTGATGGCGCCGGTCCCTGTTGTGAGGTACGGCGCGCCGTCGGCATCCAGGACCTGGGCCGCCGGGAAGGAGCCGGCGGCGCCGGAGTAGAGGTAGCCCAGGGAAGGCGCGGTCGTGGAGCCGTAGTCGAAGAGTCCGACGATGAGCATGTTGATGTCGCTGTGCAGGCTCCCGGGGCCGCCGTACTGGGTCAGGCGGTCCACGCCCGGCACGTCTACGCTGACCTCTACTGAGAGATCCATGGTGCGCGCCTCGCCGGCGATGGACGGAGCGGTGCGCCGCTCCTGGAACCCGGGGAGCGGCAGCAAGCTGCAGCCCGCCGCCGCGACCAGGAACAGGCCGACGGCGGCACGGCGATTGAATCCGGGAAACCCGAACGGATCCATGGCCGGCCTCTCCGAACCCCTAGATTGACCCGCCCGGGAAGGTCCGCGAATCAGGGATAACCTCCTAGGTAGTCAGGCGAACGCGGTCGGGGACGGCCGACCCAGCTCGCACGACGACCGTATGATCTTCCTTCGCGCCGATCACCGGGAAAGGCGGCACGATTTCCGCGATGGCCTCGGCGATGGCGACGTCGAGGAAATCGTCGTCGTGGGCGGGATCGTGATGGAAGAGGTAGAGGGCGCCCGCCGCGGCCTGGGCGGCGAAGGCCATCGCCACCTCGATCGTGCTGTGGCCCCAGCCTTCGCGGCCGAGGTACTCATCGCGGGTGTACTGGGCGTCATGGATGAGGAGGTCCACGCCTCGCGCCAGGTCGCTGCCCGACGTCCACTCGGCCGGCCCGGGAAACTCGTCCAGGCCCAGCGCCGGCTCATGGTCGCAGATGTAGGCCAGGGAGCCGTCTGGCGACTCGATGCGATAGCCGACGGTGGGCCCGGGGTGGCAAACCAGGTGGCTGTGTACCCGGAACTCGCCGACCTCGGCCGGTTCCGCCTGCGGAAGATCGTGCAACTTCAACCTGCACGGCAACTCGCGCAACCGCACCGGGAAGAGCGGCGGCGAGAGATACCGCTTGAGGCGTTCCCGCAGCGGCAAGGTCGGGCTGGCCGGGCCCCAGATGTGGACCTCCATCGCCGGGTTGTACAGGGGCCCGAAGAACCCCAGGCCCTGGATGTGGTCCATGTGGAGGTGCGTGAGCATGATGTCGACGCGCTTCGTGCCCGGCGGCAGGTGGCTGCCGAGGCGGCGGATGCCCGTGCCGGCATCCAGGACGATCACGGTGCCGGCTTCGCCCACGACGCTCACGCATGCCGTGTTGCCGCCATAGCGCGCCGTCTCGGGGCCGGGCGTCGCGAGCGAGCCGCGGGTGCCCCAGAACGTCGCCCTCACGCCCTGGCGGCTTCCCAGAACACGGCGATGGCTCCGAGGAACCTATCTGCCTGGCCGATCAGCGGAAAGGCGCTGACCTCGATTTCGCGCCGGTTGGCGTCCTGGCCGGTTATCCAGAACCGGCGGTGGGCCGGTTGCCTGGTCCGCAGGGCGTGCATCAGCGGCAGATCCTCGGCGGCCAGGGGCGCGCCGTCGCCATCGGCGGGCGAGAACGAGGTCGCCCAGGCGTCGGCCGACATCTCGCCGGTCTCGTCGAACCGCACGCCAAGGAGCCTCTCGGCCTCTTCGTTGTAGAAGAGCAGCCTGCCGTCCGGACTGACGACGAAGATGGGCATCGCCAGGTAGCTGGCCAGCTGGCGCGTGAGGATGAGCTCGATCTCTTTGGCCGCCATCTGAAGATCCTGATTCCCAGAAATCCCGCCTGGAATCGGGACAAGGCCAAGGTTGGCCCGACGCGCCGCTCCCTTTCTCCTCGGCCAATCTTTACCTGTCCATAAACTGCGACGCGCAACCGCCGAAGCGCCCCTCCGGACAACGTGCCAAGAGGGAGAGGAGGACATCACCATGGCTGTGACTGCCGCTGGAAACTACCTGGCCGCCGCGCGGCCCGTCGCGGTGCGCCGCGACGGCAGCCCCCAGGAGGCCAAGCACGCGCCGAATCCCAAGGAGCCGTTCGGCAAGGACTACGTCGCGGCGTCGGGCAACGCCGTGGGCCAGGCCACCGGCAACTCGGTGAGCGGCATCAT includes the following:
- a CDS encoding acyl-CoA thioesterase, yielding MPPATYTHDLTVRFRDCDALGHVNNAVFLTYLEEARAAWFFAVVGGPRDPERFNFILASVQIAYKSPVRYGERIRVEVGVGEVRNRSFALEYALSTGDRPVATATTVQVTYDYTVGTPVPIPPDLAAALSRG
- a CDS encoding PIN domain-containing protein, coding for MPDLLDASVWVPLSAPDHQHHARALRYWRDEAADTLVFSRVTALALLRHLSNPRVLGPAALDGGAAWQALATWLSVPGVELMAEPSGVDALLMRWSSLLDLRGGNWTDAYLAAFAAAGGCRLVAFDGDFRRFPGLDLLHLAA
- a CDS encoding MBL fold metallo-hydrolase, whose translation is MRATFWGTRGSLATPGPETARYGGNTACVSVVGEAGTVIVLDAGTGIRRLGSHLPPGTKRVDIMLTHLHMDHIQGLGFFGPLYNPAMEVHIWGPASPTLPLRERLKRYLSPPLFPVRLRELPCRLKLHDLPQAEPAEVGEFRVHSHLVCHPGPTVGYRIESPDGSLAYICDHEPALGLDEFPGPAEWTSGSDLARGVDLLIHDAQYTRDEYLGREGWGHSTIEVAMAFAAQAAAGALYLFHHDPAHDDDFLDVAIAEAIAEIVPPFPVIGAKEDHTVVVRAGSAVPDRVRLTT
- a CDS encoding PAS domain-containing protein — its product is MAAKEIELILTRQLASYLAMPIFVVSPDGRLLFYNEEAERLLGVRFDETGEMSADAWATSFSPADGDGAPLAAEDLPLMHALRTRQPAHRRFWITGQDANRREIEVSAFPLIGQADRFLGAIAVFWEAARA